TCGCGGCCATGTCGGCCTGGTTGATGTGCTTGGCCGCGTCCGTCCGGAAGCCGTCCACGCCGGCGGCGACCAGGGTGTTGAGGTAGCCGGCCTCGGCCGCCCGGACGTGCGTGGTCTCGGTGTAGAGGTCCTCCAGGTTGGACAGGTCGCACTCCTGCACCTGGGTCTGGCTGTTCCAGTCCTGGATGGACATGTCCGCGTTGGGGCAGTTCGCGGGCGAGGTGTGGAAGTCGGCGCTGGTGTAGCCGGGCTGCGAGTAGCTGAAGGCGGCCGAGTTGAAGGTGTCACCGCCGTAGGAGTCGGTGCTGGTGTTGTTGTTGCCCGCCATGTGGTTGAGCACGGCGTCGGCGTAGACCTTGACGCCCGCGTTGTGGCAGCTGGTGACCATGGCGGCGAACTGCGCGGCGTTGCCCATGCGGCTGTTGAGGTCGTAGCCGATCGGCTGGTAGACCTCCCACCAGGGGTGGGCGCCGGAGAGCCGGATGGAGTCCTGCGGCGGGGCCACCTCGACGGCGCCGTAGCCCTTGGGACCGAGCACGTTCGTGCACTCGCTCGCGACGGAGGTCCAGTTCCACTCGAACAGGTTGGCGATGACGTCACCGCCGTCGGGCGCGGCGGCCGCGTGGGCAGGCGCGGCCTCCAGGCTCAGCGGTAGGAGGGCGCCGGTCAGCAGGGCGCCGACGGTGGCCCATCGGGCCGCGGAGCTGCGCTTCGACGTACCGCGTCTCGACTCATTGCGCTTCATGGTGGTTGTCTCCTGGTGCGCGCGGCCCGGCCGCGGACGGCCAGGTCCGGGCGGCGCGCGGGGAGCGCGTGCGTCGTCGCACCGGAGCGGGCCGGAGGCCGCGGTGGAGCCAAGGGTGGGGGTGCGACGCCCGGCCACTCCCGCTGTGGCCGCCCCGCCGCGAACCAGACCTTCTCGCGCTCGAAGTGACCGCGTCAATGCTTTCTGAAAAATCTTACGGAAACATTCGGGACACATCGATCAGCCCCCTCCATGCTTCGCCGCACCCGGAGGACACATGGGCCTGTATGTACGGTTCCCCCGCGCTTCGCGCCGCCATCCCGCCAGGAGTGACTGCTGCAACTTGCAGCATGACCTTGCAAAAGCTGCTCGCACGAGCGGCCTCACCAGTGCGGCACCAACGCGACCGGGCAGACCGCCCGCCGGAGCGTCTCCACGACGAGCGGACCGGGAACGGAGGGGGCCGAACGGCGGCGGCGACGTCCGAGGACGAGCAGCGAGGCCTTCTCGGTCGCTGACGGCAGCGTCCGGGCGGGATCTCCCCCGACCTCCTCGCTCACGGCCTCGACACCGGGATGGAAGGCGTGGACTGCGGCGAGTTCGGTGCTGAGGACCCGCCCTTCGGCCTGCCGCGGATCCACGGGGGTGCGCCCAGGACGCGTCACGGCGGCCAGGCCCTCGGGCGCGCGCCACACGTGCAGGGCGTGCAGGCGGGCCCCGAGGCGGCCGGCCTGCTCGAAGCCGTAGGTCAGAACCGGCCCGCAGTCGCCGTCGAGGTCGACGCCCACGACCACCTCGCGGTCCGCCGGAGCCTCGGCCGCGCCGGGCGGGACGAGCAGCACCGGGCTCTCCGCGTGCGAGGCGACCGTGAGGGCGACCGAGCCGAGCACCCTGGCCGCCGGGCCGAGCCCCTGCGTGCCGACGACCAGCGTCCCCGCACGGTCCGCCGCCCGGCACAGGGCCTGCGCCACGTCGCCCTCCTCGACCGAGGTCTCGACCCGCAGGCCGGGCTGCGTCCGCCGCAACTCCTCGGCGACACGCGCCATCGCTTCGCGCGTGCTCAGTTCGAGGTCGTTCAGCCGAGGGCGCAGCAGCACCGGTCCCTG
This genomic interval from Streptacidiphilus rugosus AM-16 contains the following:
- a CDS encoding universal stress protein, with translation MTLPLTVAWDGSETAAAAARWAARYAARAGDAVRLLYVRPTADQGPVLLRPRLNDLELSTREAMARVAEELRRTQPGLRVETSVEEGDVAQALCRAADRAGTLVVGTQGLGPAARVLGSVALTVASHAESPVLLVPPGAAEAPADREVVVGVDLDGDCGPVLTYGFEQAGRLGARLHALHVWRAPEGLAAVTRPGRTPVDPRQAEGRVLSTELAAVHAFHPGVEAVSEEVGGDPARTLPSATEKASLLVLGRRRRRSAPSVPGPLVVETLRRAVCPVALVPHW